A region from the Mustela erminea isolate mMusErm1 chromosome 2, mMusErm1.Pri, whole genome shotgun sequence genome encodes:
- the FGF5 gene encoding fibroblast growth factor 5 isoform X1 → MSLSFLLLLFLSHLVLSAWARGEKHVAAKGQPGPAATGRSPGGARSSRSGRGTTSSSSSSSPASPSPGASPGNRGGGSEQSSFQWSPSGRRTGSLYCRVGIGFHLQIYPDGKVNGSHEANMLSILEIFAVSQGIVGIRGVFSNKFLAMSKKGKLHASAKFTDDCKFRERFQENSYNTYASAIHRTEPAGREWYVALNKRGKAKRGCSPRVKPQHVSTHFLPRFKQLEQPELSFTVTVPEKKKPPSPVKPKVPVSAPRKSPNTVKYRLKFRFG, encoded by the exons ATGAGcttgtccttcctcctcctcctcttcctcagccaCCTCGTCCTCAGCGCCTGGGCTCGCGGGGAGAAGCACGTCGCCGCCAAAGGGCAGCCCGGACCCGCTGCCACCGGTCGGAGCCCGGGAGGCGCCCGCAGCAGCCGGAGCGGCAGGGGCACgacgtcctcctcctcctcctcctcccccgcctccccctcccccggcgcTTCTCCGGGCAACCGAGGCGGCGGCTCGGAGCAGAGCAGCTTCCAGTGGAGCCCCTCGGGGCGCCGGACCGGCAGCCTGTACTGCAGAGTGGGCATCGGCTTCCATCTGCAGATCTACCCGGATGGCAAAGTCAACGGCTCCCATGAAGCCAACATGTTAA gtattttggaaatatttgctGTGTCTCAGGGGATTGTAGGAATACGAGGAGTTTTCAGCAACAAATTTTTAGCGAtgtcaaaaaaaggaaaactccacGCAAGT GCCAAATTTACAGACGACTGCAAGTTCAGGGAGCGATTTCAGGAGAACAGCTATAACACCTACGCTTCGGCGATCCACAGAACTGAGCCTGCGGGCCGCGAGTGGTACGTGGCCCTCAACAAGAGAGGGAAGGCCAAGCGGGGCTGCAGCCCCAGGGTCAAACCCCAGCACGTCTCCACTCACTTCCTGCCCAGGTTCAAGCAGCTAGAGCAGCCAGAACTTTCTTTCACGGTCACCGTTCCTGAGAAGAAAAAGCCACCCAGTCCTGTCAAGCCAAAGGTGCCCGTGTCTGCCCCTCGGAAGAGTCCCAACACCGTGAAATACAGACTCAAGTTCCGCTTCGGGTAA
- the FGF5 gene encoding fibroblast growth factor 5 isoform X2: MSLSFLLLLFLSHLVLSAWARGEKHVAAKGQPGPAATGRSPGGARSSRSGRGTTSSSSSSSPASPSPGASPGNRGGGSEQSSFQWSPSGRRTGSLYCRVGIGFHLQIYPDGKVNGSHEANMLSQIYRRLQVQGAISGEQL; encoded by the exons ATGAGcttgtccttcctcctcctcctcttcctcagccaCCTCGTCCTCAGCGCCTGGGCTCGCGGGGAGAAGCACGTCGCCGCCAAAGGGCAGCCCGGACCCGCTGCCACCGGTCGGAGCCCGGGAGGCGCCCGCAGCAGCCGGAGCGGCAGGGGCACgacgtcctcctcctcctcctcctcccccgcctccccctcccccggcgcTTCTCCGGGCAACCGAGGCGGCGGCTCGGAGCAGAGCAGCTTCCAGTGGAGCCCCTCGGGGCGCCGGACCGGCAGCCTGTACTGCAGAGTGGGCATCGGCTTCCATCTGCAGATCTACCCGGATGGCAAAGTCAACGGCTCCCATGAAGCCAACATGTTAA GCCAAATTTACAGACGACTGCAAGTTCAGGGAGCGATTTCAGGAGAACAGCTATAA